One Pseudomonadota bacterium DNA window includes the following coding sequences:
- a CDS encoding RtcB family protein, with amino-acid sequence MKKIIASEKKPIKLWLEDIEPQALAQARNLANLPFIFSHVAIMPDAHVGYGMPIGGVLATTGVVIPNAVGVDIGCGMGAVKTSLRQLSSETLQATLAEIRKRVPVGSKHHQRRQDAALMPQPPPGFRLKHLPVISREYENARTQLGTLGGGNHFIEIQKGSDGFIWLMLHSGSRNLGFKVANHYNQLAIKINQRLGSAIPSAWQLAFLELESEAGRNYLAEMNYCVAFAYANRLLMMAQIQEALRNLQPQTTFAELINIAHNYAAREKHFGHEVMVHRKGATRARVDEIGIVPGSQGSPSYIVKGLGNPESFLSCAHGAGRVMGRKEAQRRLNFDGERKKLEDQGIIHSLRRPLDLDEAAGAYKNIDQVLDNQKDLVEVLVELRPLAVIKG; translated from the coding sequence ATGAAAAAGATTATCGCCAGCGAAAAAAAACCGATTAAACTCTGGCTTGAGGATATTGAACCGCAGGCCCTGGCCCAGGCCCGCAACCTGGCCAACCTTCCCTTTATCTTTTCTCATGTAGCGATCATGCCGGACGCTCATGTCGGTTACGGCATGCCGATCGGCGGCGTCCTGGCCACCACCGGCGTGGTCATCCCCAACGCCGTTGGCGTTGATATCGGCTGCGGCATGGGCGCCGTCAAAACCTCGCTGCGCCAGCTCTCCAGCGAAACCCTGCAAGCCACCCTCGCGGAAATCAGAAAGAGGGTGCCGGTCGGCTCCAAACACCATCAGCGCCGTCAGGACGCGGCCCTGATGCCGCAACCGCCGCCGGGTTTTCGCCTCAAGCATCTGCCCGTTATTAGCCGGGAATACGAAAACGCCCGAACGCAGCTCGGCACCCTGGGCGGAGGGAATCATTTTATTGAGATACAGAAAGGCAGCGACGGTTTTATCTGGCTGATGCTGCACTCCGGCAGCCGCAATCTCGGATTCAAGGTCGCCAACCACTATAACCAGCTGGCGATCAAGATCAATCAGCGCCTGGGTTCCGCCATCCCCAGCGCCTGGCAGCTCGCTTTTCTCGAACTGGAAAGCGAGGCCGGACGCAATTATCTGGCCGAGATGAATTATTGCGTCGCCTTCGCCTACGCCAACCGCCTGTTAATGATGGCGCAAATCCAGGAGGCTCTGCGGAACCTACAGCCGCAGACAACCTTTGCCGAGCTCATCAATATCGCCCACAACTATGCCGCCCGGGAAAAACACTTCGGTCACGAGGTCATGGTCCACCGTAAAGGCGCGACCCGGGCTCGGGTCGATGAAATCGGCATTGTTCCCGGATCCCAGGGCAGCCCCAGCTATATCGTCAAGGGCCTGGGCAACCCCGAAAGTTTCCTCTCCTGCGCCCATGGCGCCGGCCGCGTCATGGGCCGCAAGGAAGCGCAACGCCGGCTCAATTTCGATGGGGAAAGAAAAAAACTCGAAGACCAGGGCATTATTCACTCTCTGCGCCGCCCCCTGGACCTGGACGAAGCCGCCGGCGCCTATAAAAATATCGACCAGGTTCTCGATAATCAGAAAGACCTGGTCGAGGTTCTGGTCGAATTGCGCCCCCTGGCGGTCATCAAAGGTTAA